ACCGCATACCGACAACCCGTATCGCGACCCGATTCCCGGCTATATCTGGCTGCACTGCCTGACCAATGCCGCCGACGGCGGCGACAGCACCCTGGCCGACGGCTATCGGGCAGCCCAGCTGCTCCGCGAGCGCGACCCGGCGGCCTTCGACTGCCTGACCCGGGTATCGCCTGCCTTCCGCTACCGCGACGAGACCACCTGGCTGGAGAGCGAGGGGCCGCTGATCGAACTCGACAGCCAGGGACGCATCTTCCGCGTGCGCTACAGCAACCGCACCGAGCGCGTCGAGGCACTGCCCGCCGAGGAACTGGCCCAGTACTACGCCGCACGTCAGGCCTTCTACCAGCTGATCACCTCCGACGAGCTGACCCTGAACCTCAAGCTCGACCCGGGGCAGATGCTGATCATGGATAACTACCGCCTGCTGCACGGCCGTCGCGCCTTCGAGCTGGGCGGCGGCGTGCGCCACCTGCGCCAGGGCTACGTGGATCGCGACAGTACCGCCAGCCGCCGCCGGGTGCTGCGCCAGCAGCTGGGCAACGCCGAGGAGGCCGCATGATACAGGCCCGCTTCCGTCATTTCGGTGAGGCCCGCCACGACGAATGGGCGCTGATCGATGACCGCTTTCGCGACTACGTGGCCGATGCCCCGCGGCGGGTGCTCGAGCATCTGCATCGCCTGGCCGGCGATACCCACGGCTATCCGGTGGATCGCTTTGAACACTGCCTGCAGACCGCCACCCGAGCCCTGCGCGACGGCGCCGACGAGGAGATGGTGGTCTGCGCCCTGCTGCATGACATCGGCGATGACCTGTCGCCGGCCAACCATGCCGAGATCGCGGCCGGCATCCTCGAGCCATTCATCGACCCGCTGAACACCTGGATGATTCGCCACCACGAACTCTTCCAGGGCTATCACTACCGCCATTTCTTCGGGCTGGATCGCCACGCACGCGAGCAGTTCTCGGACCATCCGGCCTATGAGCGCACGGTGCGCTTCTGCGACGACTGGGATCAGGCCAGCTTCGACCCCGACTACGACACCCTGCCGCTTGAGCACTTCGTGCCGATGGTAGAGCGCGTGCTGCGCCGGGCCCCCTTCGGCGGCCTGCCGCCGATTCAGGAGGCGAAAACCGGCACCTGACCGCTGCCAGGCAAGCGATCCCCCTGAAACCCAGATAGCTCGATCCTCCAGGGGCCGGCCAATGCCGGCCCCCAACAACGATAAGGAGACGTCCTCGCATGAAGACGCACCCCAAGACCCTGACCCTGTCCCTGATTGCCGGCCTGACCCTGGCCGGCCCCGCCCTCGCCACCGACCGCGACGATGGCCTGCGTCTAGTCGTACCGCCCTGGCCGGGGGTGACCGTGAAGAGCGAGATCCTCGCCCAGCTCATCGAGCCGCTCGGCTACAGCGCTGAAGCCCTGGAAGTCAGCTCCACGGTGGGCTACAGCACGCTGCAGAGCGGCGACAGCGATGCCTTCCTGGCCGGCTGGATGCCCGCCCAGCAGGAGAGCTACGACGCCGCCATGGCGGCCGGCGCCATCGTCGACCTGGGCAACAACGTCAACGGCGCCCGCATGGGCTTCGCGGTGCCCGGCTACGTCGCCGAGGCCGGCATCACCAACGCCGAACAGCTCGCCGACCCCGAGGTGGCCGAGCGCTTCGATCGCCGCATCTACAGCATCGAGAGCGGCTCCACGGTCACCGACATGATCGACGGTGCCATCGAGTCCGACACCCACGGCCTCAAGGACTGGGAGCTCAAGGCCTCGTCCACGCCCGGCATGCTCGCCGAGGTGAGGGCGGCCGTGGCGGAAGAGCAGTGGATTCTCTTCTACGGCTGGACCCCGCACTGGATGGTGCCGGAATACGACGTGCACATCCTCGATGATGCGGCGGATATCTTCGGTGCCGACAGCGGCCGCAGCGACGTCAAGACCATCGTTGCCACCGACTACGCCGAGGCCAACCCCAACCTGACTCGCCTGCTCGATCAGTTCGTGCTCTCCGCCGACGATCAGAGCGACTTCATCCGTGCCTACAGCCTGGAGGAGCGCGAGCTCGAGGACGTCGCCCACGACTGGCTGACCGCCCACCCCGAGCGCGTAGCCGCCTTCCTCGAGGGCGTCGAGACCCGCGATGGCAAGGATGCCCTGTCGGCGGTACAGGCCAGCCTGTAAGCGGTGACGGCCGTCGCCTGACGGCTGCTCATACCGATAACGACATCCACGGATAAACAAGCGAGATCGAAATGCGATTCTCCCAACTGACCGAGCGTATCGCCGGCGAGGGCGCCGCGGCCTGGGACATCCACTATCGCGCCCTGGCGCGCCAGGCCGCCGGCGAGGACATCACCGTGCTCTCGGTGGGCGACCCGGACTTCGCTACCCCCGCCCCGATCGTCGAGAGTGCGGTGGAAAGCCTGCGGGGCGGCGCCACCCACTATCCCGATGTCCATGGCAAGCTGGCCCTGCGCCAGGCCATCGCCGAGCGCTACCGGGCCCGGGACGTGGCGGCCACGCCGGAGCGGCTGATCGTGATGGCCGGCGCCCAGTGCGGCCTCTACGCCGCCGCCCAGTGCCTGCTCGATCCCGAGGACGAGGTGATCGTCCCCGAGCCGAGCTACGTCACCTACGAGGCGGTGCTGCGTTCCACCGGCGCGCGCATGGTGCGCACTCCGCTGCGCGGCGACGCCAATTTCCGCCTGGATGTCGCCGACCTCGAGGCGGCGATCACGCCGCGCACCCGGGCGATCATGCTCAACAGCCCCCACAACCCGACCGGCCAGCTGATCGATGCCGCCTCCTGGGCCGCCATCGCCGAGCTGTGCCGGCGCCACGACCTGTGGCTGATCTCCGACGAGGTCTACGCCGAGCTGATCTTCGAGGGCGAGCATGTCTGCGCCGCCAGCCTGCCCGGCATGGCCGAGCGGACCGTGGTGGTCGACAGCCTCTCCAAGTCCCACGCCATGACCGGCTGGCGACTGGGCTGGGTGCTCGGCCCCCAGGCCCTGATCGAGCATATGGCCAACCTGGCGCTGTGCATGCTCTATGGCTGCCCGGACTTCATCCAGGACGCGGCCCGGGATGCCCTCACCCGGGAGTTGCCCGAGCGTGACGTGATGCGCGAGACCTACCGGGCCCGCCGCGACGCCGTCTGCTCAGCCCTGGCCGACTGCCCGGCCGTCGACGTCATCCGCCCGGCCGCGGGCATGTTCCTGATGCTCGACGTGCGCGCCACCGGGCTGTCCTCCCAGGCCTTCGCCGACCGCCTGCTCGACGAGGAAGGGGTATCGGTGCTGTCGGGGGAAGCCTTCGGTCCCTCCGCCACCGGCTTCGTGCGCCTGAGCCTGACCGTCGACGAGGATCGTCTGCACGCAGCCTGCCGGCGTCTCACGCGTTGTGCCGAAGCGGCCCGAGCCGATGCCTCCGCCCTTTCCACCGCCGAGTGATTCGCCTATGCCATCATCATTCACCGCCCCTTCATCGTCCCCTCACTCCCCGGCGGTAGCCGCCCGCCACCTCGTCAAGCGCTACGGCGATCTCGAGGTCCTGCGTGACGTGTCCCTCGAGGTTCCCGAGGGCAGCGTCACCTCCATCATCGGCTCCAGCGGCTCCGGCAAGAGCACCCTGCTGCGCTGCCTCAACCTGCTCGAGCGTCCCGACCAAGGCGAGCTGGCGATTGCGGCTGAGGCCATCCGCTTCGACCGCAATCCCCAGGGCGACATCGTCGGCCTCGACAGGCGCCAGCTGCAGCGGCTGCGTGCCAAGGTCAGCATGGTCTTCCAGCAGTTCAATCTCTGGCCCCATTTCACGGTGCTTGGCAACGTCACCGAGGCACCGATGCGCGTCCAGGGCCTGTCACGGCGCCGGGCCACCGAATGCGCCGAGCACTACCTGGAGCGGGTCGGCGAAGCCGCGATAAACGCAGCCCCGTCGAGAGACCGTCCCGTCCACGCCGACGGCAGTGATGCTGGAGAGGGGCTGCCCATTCACCCCTCCCGCACCTGGCGCGGCGCCTGGCCGAACTGCCGGCGGAAGGCCCGCGAGAAGCTGGAGGCGCTGGTGAAGCCGCAGGCCAGCCCCACCGAGAGGATATCCAGGTCGGTCTCGGCCAGCAGCTGACGGGCACGCTCGAGGCGCAGTCGCAGGTACCACTGGCGGGGTGTGGCGCCCAGCTCCTGCTCGAAGAGCCGCTGCAGCTGGCGGGATGAAATACCGCAGCGCTCGGCCACCGCCGCAAGCGAAAGCGGCGTTTCCAGATGGCGCTCCATCAGCGCCACGGCGTCGACCAAGTGGCGACGGTGGGTGCCCAGGCGTCGCGCCAGGGTCATGCGCTGCTGATCGCGGCGGGTCCGCATGCGCTCATGGATCAGCTGCTCCGAGACGTCGATGGCCAGCCCCTGGCCATGCTGGCGGGTAATCACCTCCAGCGCCATGTCCATGGCCGCCGCGCCTCCCGCACAGGAAAAGCGACGCCGGCCGAGCTCGAACAGCTCATCGCTGGTGGCGATCGACGGAAAGCGCTCGCGAAACGCGGGCAGGCTCTCCCAGTGCAGGGTCACCCGCTCCCCTTTCAGCAAGCCGGCCGCGGCCAGCACGAAACAGCCGGTATCCAGCCCCCCGAGCACGCAGCCGGCCTGATCCATGCGATTCAGCCAGCGCGTGATGGCGCGGCTCTGGTGCGCCTCGGGATCGAAGCCGCTGCAGACCGCCAGTGACGGCAGATGATGGACGGCCTCGATGGACTGATCGACGAGCAGCGTCATGCCGTTGGAGGCGGTCACCGGGCTGCCGTCCTCGCTGATCAGCGTCCAGTCGAAGAGCGGCCGCCCGCTGATGCGATTGGCGATACGCAGCGGCTCCACCGCCGAGAAGAAGGCCATCATCGAGAAGCGCGGCAGCAGCAGGAAACCGATTCGCTCGGTGGTGGTGCTTGAGCGAGTGGTGTTCGAGAGAGTGGTGCTTGAGAGAGCGGAGCGCATGGAGACAGGTCTGGTTGGGAGACGGGGCGAGCGAGCAGGCCAATCATGATGACCGCCCGCCTCGGGAGGGGCAAACCGTCGAAAGGTGTGTGACGCCTCACGATGGCTATTATGAATGAAGGACTCGGCTGCACGCACAACGCCGCGCGGCCCCTCATTCGCGCGGATACCGCTTCCGGGCTTCTTGCTACGGGCTTCTTGCTTCCGGGCTTTCTCAAAAGCGTCGCTGGGCGACGACAGGGCCATGACCTCTACGCTCGACACGACATCCGGCCACCTGGTGGCCATCGGGGGTGGCGAGGACAGAACCTCCGATCTCGACATTTTGACCCGGGTGTTCGCGCTGGCACCGGCGGACAACCACGAGGTCGCGGTCATCGCCACGGCGAGCGGCATCCCCGATCAGGTCCTCCCCGACTACGAGGCGGCCTTCACCCGCCTGGGAGCGAGCCGTATCCATTCGCTGGATATCCAGGACCGCCAACAGGCGGCCGACCCCGACATGGTGCGCCTGATCGAGCAAAGCGGCGTCATCTTCTTCACCGGCGGCGACCAGCTGCGCCTGACCCATGTGATGGGCGGCTCGGCCACGCTGCAGGCCATCCGCGAACGCCTGGCGGCCGGGGCCGTGGTGGCCGGCACCAGTGCCGGCGCCGCCGCCATGCCCGGCACCATGATCTACAACGGCGCCGCCGCGGATGCCCTGCGCAAGGGGGCGGTCAACATGACCTTCGGCCTGGGGCTGGTCGAGGGACTGATCATCGACAGTCACTTCCTCGAGCGCGGCCGCTTCACCCGCCTGATGGAGGTCGGGGCGAGCAATCCCGAACACCTGGGCGTGGGTATCGGCGAGGATGCCGCCGTGATCATTCACCCCCACGGCATTCTCCAGGCCATCGGCTCGGGGCATGTCATCATCATCGACAGCCGCGACCTCGCCAGCTCCAACATCGCCGAACTGTCGATGGGGGAGCCGGTGGCCGTCGAGCACATGATCCTGCATGCCATGGTCAGCGGCCACGGCTTCGATATCGAGGCGCGGCGCTATCTCGTCGCCGACGATCTCAACGCCCTGCTGGTGCGAGATGAGCCGAGATGAAGATTCTCGAGCACCGGGCGCTGCGGGGCCCCAACTACTACAGCCGCTACCCGACCATCTTCATGCGCCTGGACATCGGTGAGCTCGAGCAGCGCCCCAGCGATACCGTCCCCGGCATCGTCGAGCGCCTCAGCGAACTGCTGCCGAGCCTGCAGGAGCATCGTTGCTCGCTTGGCCGCCCCGGTGGCTTTCTCGAGCGCCTGGCACGCGGCACCTGGGCCGGTCATGTGGTCGAGCATGTGGCGATCGAGCTGCAGAACCTGATCGGTTTCTCGGTGGGCTACGGCAAGACCATCGACAGCTACGAGGCCGGCGTCTACAACGTCGTCTATCGCTATCGGGACGAGGCCTCCGGCCTCGCCGCCGGGGTCGAGGCGGTCGAGCTGGTTCGCCGCCTGTTCCACGGCCTCGAGACCGACGTGCCGGCGATCATCGCCCGCCTCAAGGCGGTGCGCGACGCGCACATGCTGGGCCCCTCCACCGCCGCGATCATCGCCGCCGCCGAGCGTCGCGGCATTCCCTTCCTGCGCCTTAGCGACGACAGCAGCTTCCTTCAGCTGGGCCATGGCCACCGCCAGCGGCGGATTCAGGCGACGGTGACCTGCCAGACGGACCTGATCGGCTACAGCATCGCCGACGACAAGCAGTGGACCAAGCAGCTGCTCGGCGATGCCGGGATTCCGGTGCCCCGGGGCGAGGTCTGCTCCTGCGCCGATGACGCCCTCGAGGTCGCACGACGCTTGGCCTACCCCCTCGCGGTGAAGCCGCTGATCGGCAACCATGGTCGCGGGGTGAGCACCAACGTCGAGGACGACCAGGCCCTGCGCGACGCCTTCGACATCGCCGCTCGCCGCCATCCCTCGGTGATCGTCGAGCAATACATCAAGGGCGAGGATCACCGCCTGCTGGTCATCGACGGCCAGCTGATGGCCGCCGCCCGGCGCCATCCGGCCCATGTGATCGGCGATGGCCTCGCCACGCTTGAGGCGCTGATCGCCCGGGAGAACGCCGACCCGCGCCGCGGCGTCGGCCACGAGAACCTGCTCACCCAGATCAACATGGACGAGCAGTCGCAGCGGATGATCGGCCAGCAGTGCCTGACCCTCGAGAGCGTGATTGCCAAGGACGAGATCGTCTACCTGAAGCCCACGGCGAACCTGAGCACCGGGGGCACGGCCACCGACGTGACCGATGATGTCCACCCGGAGGTGCGCTACACGGCGGAGCGCATCGCACGACTCATCGGGCTCGACATCATCGGCATCGACCTGCTGGCCGAGACCCTGAGTCGCCCCCTCGAGGCACAATCCGCCGCCGTGGTCGAGGTCAACGCCGGGCCCGGTTTCCGCATGCACCTGTCGCCTACCCACGGCCAGGGCCGGGATGTCGGCCAGCCGGTCATCGACATGCTGTTTCCGGACAGCGACAGCGATGCCCGCATCCCCATCGTCGCGATCACCGGCACCAACGGCAAGACGACCACGGTGCGCCTGCTCTCGCATCTTCTGCGTCAGGCGGGCCGCAAGGTGGGCATGGCCTGCACCGGCACCATCGAGATCGACAGCCATATCATCATGCGCGGCGACTACAGCGGCCCCCAGGCCGCGTCGATCGTGCTGCGCGAACCGACGGTCGAGTGCGCCGTGCTCGAGGTGGCCCGCGGCGGCATCATGCGCCGCGGGCTCGGGTTCGATGCCTGCGACGTGGGCGTGCTGCTCAACATCGCAAGTGACCACCTCGGCGAGCATGACCTTCAGACCCTCGACGAGCTGGCGCGCTGCAAGACGGTGGTGATCGACGCCGTGCGCCCCGGGGGAACCGCCGTGCTCAATGCCGATGACCCTCGGGTGCTGGCCGCTCAGGAGTGGGCCCGGGGCGACAGCATCCTCTTCACCCTGAACCCGGACTCACGCGCCATCCGTCAGCATGTCCATGAGCAGGGGGTGGCCTTCACCGTCCACCACGACGGCCTGGTAATGCGTCAGGGCCGCGTCGAGGCCGAGATCATCCCCGTCGCCGAGGTGCCGATCACCTTCGAGGGCCACGCCCGCTTCAACGTCGCCAATGCCCTGGCGGCCAGCGCCGCCGCCTACGCCCTGGGGCTGTCGCTGGCCGACATCCGTCTGGGCCTTAATACCTTTCACCCGACGCCCGGACAGAACCCCGGACGCACCAACCTAATCGAGGTCGACGGCCTGAAGGTGCTGATCGACTACGGGCACAACGTGCCGGCCCTCGACGCCCTGGCCGAACTGGTCAGCGCGCTGCCGGCCGAGCGACGCATCGGCGTGGCCAGTGCCCCGGGCAATCGCCGCGATGAGGATCTCGTCGCCCTGGGCGAACGGCTGGCCGGGATGCTCGACGTCATCGTCATCTGCGAGACCGACCCCCGCGGCCGCCCCCACGGCGAAGCCGCCGGTCTGCTGCGGGACGGTGCCGCCTCGCGGTCGGGGGCCTGTCGAACCGAGTACATCATGGACGAGCAGCAGGCCGTCGACCGGGCCTTCGCGGAGGCCAGCGACGGTGATCTGCTGGTGCTGCTGATCGATGATGTCACGGGGACCCTCGAGCGCCTCAAGGAACGTCTCAAGGAGCCTCCCAAAGAGCCCCCCAAGGAAAGTATCAAGGCACGCGGCACCGCGCCGAGCGGCTCGCCCGCCGAGCCACAGGACGCAAGCGACCTCGCCTCGCGAGGTGACCGCCCATGCTGACCGGCCATCCCCCGGAGTCAGAGCTGCTGACCCTGCTGCGCGTGGGCCGCATCCAGGCCCCCGAGCGCCTCGAGGCCACCAACATCCTGATCGCCGGCGGCCGTATCGCGGCGCTCGGGCGCGACCTGGACGTGCCGACGGGCTGGCCGGTGCGGGTGGTGGAGGCCCCGGACCTGATCGCCGTGCCCGCCTTCATCGACCAGCACGTGCACGTGACCGGCGGTGGCGGCGAGGGGGGCGGCGGATCACGCTGCCCGGAGATCACCGCCCAGGAGATCGCGGCCATGGGTATCGGCACCGTGGTGGGGGTGCTGGGCACCGACGGCATCAGCCGCTCGCCGGCGGACCTGCTGGCCAAGGTGCGCGACCTGCGCGCCGAGGGGATCGCCGCCTACATGTACACCGGATCCTATCGCGTGCCGCCGCCGACTCTCACCGGCGACCTGCAACGCGACCTGGCCTGGATCCCCGAGGTCATCGGCCTGGGGGAGATCGCGATCTCGGATCACCGCTCGAGCCAGCCCCGCCAGGACGAGCTCGAGCGGCTGGTCAGCGAGGTCCGGGTCGGCGCCATGCTGGCCGGCAAGCGCGGCATCTGCCACTTCCATGTCGGCGACGGCCCGCGGGGGCTTGAGCCACTGCGCCGGCTGCTCACCGACACGGAGATTCCCGCCGAGCAGGTGATTCCCACCCATGTGAACCGCCACCGCGCCCTCCTCGAGGAGGCCGCCGACTATGCGCTGACCTTCAATGCCTGCGTGGATGTGACCGCCTTCGACGACGCCGACGAGGACGACCTGAGCGGCTTCGGTGCGGTGGCGTGGTTGCTTGCGCGCGGCGTGCCGGTCGAGCGCATCACCCTGAGCTCCGACTGCAATGGCAGCCTGCCCGAGTTCGATGCCCAGGGTGGCTACCTCGGCATGCGGGTGGCGCGCAACGCCACCCTGATCGCCGACTGGCAACGCCTGGTGCACGAGCAGGTACTGACACTCGATCAGGCCCTGGGCCTGATCTCGGGGAATGTGGCTCGGGTGCTGGGGCTGCACGAGCACAAGGGCCGCCTGGCCGTGGGCTTCGATGCCGACGTGACCCTGCTCGACAGCGCCCTCACGCCGCAGCAGACCTACGTGACGGGGCGCTGTGTCTATTCCCAAGATTCACCGCGCTAGAAGGTTCAACACGCTAGGTAGTTGGCTTCGCAGGCCACGCCCTTCAGCTCAGCAGCCGCTCGAGGCCGAGCCAGGCCAGGCGCAGCGACAGCAGGGTGAGCACCCCTTTGAAGATCCCGTCGAAGTGCGCCTCGCTGAGCCGCTTGAGCAGGCGAAGGCCCAGCCAGGTGCCGGCGAGCCCCGCGCCGATCATCGCCGCCATCAGCCAGAGCCAGTCGTGGAAGACGAAGCCGGCCACCCCGAACACGAAGGCCTTGGTGAGATGCTGAAGGCTCATGCAGGCGGAGAAGGTCGCCACCCGCGCCATGCGCTCGGGCTGGGCATGCTTGATGAAGGCGCCGACCAGCGGACCGCTGGCGCCGATCAGGCTCGAGAGCAGGGTGGTCACGGCGCCGGCCAGCAGGGTGCCGGTGCGCCCCAGCACCCGGGCCGGCGGCGACGGCCCCCAGCAGGAGAACAGCACGAAGCCGGCGATGGCGAGCTCCAGCACGCCCGCCGGCAGCCGCACCAGCAGCCAGGCGGCGAGCAGGGCACCGAGCACCACCCCCGGCAGGAAGGATACGATCACGCGTCGATCGATATGCCGCCAGGTGAGGCTCGCCCGGCCGGCATTGGAGCCCAGCTGCACCATGCCATGTACCGGGATCAGGGCCGCGGCCGGCATCACCTGGGCCATGGCGATGATCAGCAGGGTGCCGCCGCCGATGCCGGCACTCGCCGAGAGCATCGAGGTCAGTATCGACAGGGCCACCAGGCCCAGGTTGAGCCAGGCGGGCAGAGGAGAGAGCAGATCGAGCAGGGGCATGGGCGCCGTCCGGTGGCCAAGGGCGCTTCACTATAGCAAGACACGACGCCGGCTCGAGCACTGCGCCCGCAGCTGAAAACGGAGGATGTCGCCGCGCCGCCCTGCTTCCGCCATCCTGCTCGCCGTATCGGCCGAGCTGGCACAGCGCCAGAACAACTACAACGGCGTCAGATGAGGGATCTGAAGGGATTCATCCGGGCCTCTTGGCAATTGGCCGGGACCACCTATGCCCAAGCAGGCTCCAGATGAACACCCTTCCGAGAGAGATCGCTGTCAGGCGTCAGAGAAATCGAGGGCATGTTGAAGCACGGGCCAAGCCGGTTCTCCCTCGCGGGTGGTCACTCCATCGACAAACTCCTGAATGCGCTCGGGGTGCTGGCGAATCCACGCCTGCGCTACGTCTTCAGGATCCCGCCCCTCATGGCTGTACCCTCGAATCATGGCACTCTGATCATCGGCCGTGAAGGCCAACTGCTCGAGTAGCTGCCTGGCATTGGGATGCGACTCGGCAAAGGCTGGGTTGAGCAGGGTACGGATTTCGGTGTGCCCACCGTTGGCGCCCCACATACCCTGAGGGTCATCCAAGTAAACCATGTCATATTCGACGTTCATCCAGTGCGGCGTCCAGGCATGAAAGACGACCCACTCCTGCTCCTCGATGGCATGCTCAACGGCGCTTAGCATGCCGGGTGTGGACGTCTCGCTCAGGGACCAGTCACCGAGGCCGTAGGTATCGTTATCCAG
The genomic region above belongs to Halomonas sp. YLGW01 and contains:
- a CDS encoding HD domain-containing protein, encoding MIQARFRHFGEARHDEWALIDDRFRDYVADAPRRVLEHLHRLAGDTHGYPVDRFEHCLQTATRALRDGADEEMVVCALLHDIGDDLSPANHAEIAAGILEPFIDPLNTWMIRHHELFQGYHYRHFFGLDRHAREQFSDHPAYERTVRFCDDWDQASFDPDYDTLPLEHFVPMVERVLRRAPFGGLPPIQEAKTGT
- a CDS encoding ABC transporter substrate-binding protein, coding for MKTHPKTLTLSLIAGLTLAGPALATDRDDGLRLVVPPWPGVTVKSEILAQLIEPLGYSAEALEVSSTVGYSTLQSGDSDAFLAGWMPAQQESYDAAMAAGAIVDLGNNVNGARMGFAVPGYVAEAGITNAEQLADPEVAERFDRRIYSIESGSTVTDMIDGAIESDTHGLKDWELKASSTPGMLAEVRAAVAEEQWILFYGWTPHWMVPEYDVHILDDAADIFGADSGRSDVKTIVATDYAEANPNLTRLLDQFVLSADDQSDFIRAYSLEERELEDVAHDWLTAHPERVAAFLEGVETRDGKDALSAVQASL
- a CDS encoding pyridoxal phosphate-dependent aminotransferase; protein product: MRFSQLTERIAGEGAAAWDIHYRALARQAAGEDITVLSVGDPDFATPAPIVESAVESLRGGATHYPDVHGKLALRQAIAERYRARDVAATPERLIVMAGAQCGLYAAAQCLLDPEDEVIVPEPSYVTYEAVLRSTGARMVRTPLRGDANFRLDVADLEAAITPRTRAIMLNSPHNPTGQLIDAASWAAIAELCRRHDLWLISDEVYAELIFEGEHVCAASLPGMAERTVVVDSLSKSHAMTGWRLGWVLGPQALIEHMANLALCMLYGCPDFIQDAARDALTRELPERDVMRETYRARRDAVCSALADCPAVDVIRPAAGMFLMLDVRATGLSSQAFADRLLDEEGVSVLSGEAFGPSATGFVRLSLTVDEDRLHAACRRLTRCAEAARADASALSTAE
- a CDS encoding GlxA family transcriptional regulator, coding for MMAFFSAVEPLRIANRISGRPLFDWTLISEDGSPVTASNGMTLLVDQSIEAVHHLPSLAVCSGFDPEAHQSRAITRWLNRMDQAGCVLGGLDTGCFVLAAAGLLKGERVTLHWESLPAFRERFPSIATSDELFELGRRRFSCAGGAAAMDMALEVITRQHGQGLAIDVSEQLIHERMRTRRDQQRMTLARRLGTHRRHLVDAVALMERHLETPLSLAAVAERCGISSRQLQRLFEQELGATPRQWYLRLRLERARQLLAETDLDILSVGLACGFTSASSFSRAFRRQFGQAPRQVREG
- a CDS encoding cyanophycinase, yielding MTSTLDTTSGHLVAIGGGEDRTSDLDILTRVFALAPADNHEVAVIATASGIPDQVLPDYEAAFTRLGASRIHSLDIQDRQQAADPDMVRLIEQSGVIFFTGGDQLRLTHVMGGSATLQAIRERLAAGAVVAGTSAGAAAMPGTMIYNGAAADALRKGAVNMTFGLGLVEGLIIDSHFLERGRFTRLMEVGASNPEHLGVGIGEDAAVIIHPHGILQAIGSGHVIIIDSRDLASSNIAELSMGEPVAVEHMILHAMVSGHGFDIEARRYLVADDLNALLVRDEPR
- the cphA gene encoding cyanophycin synthetase; this encodes MKILEHRALRGPNYYSRYPTIFMRLDIGELEQRPSDTVPGIVERLSELLPSLQEHRCSLGRPGGFLERLARGTWAGHVVEHVAIELQNLIGFSVGYGKTIDSYEAGVYNVVYRYRDEASGLAAGVEAVELVRRLFHGLETDVPAIIARLKAVRDAHMLGPSTAAIIAAAERRGIPFLRLSDDSSFLQLGHGHRQRRIQATVTCQTDLIGYSIADDKQWTKQLLGDAGIPVPRGEVCSCADDALEVARRLAYPLAVKPLIGNHGRGVSTNVEDDQALRDAFDIAARRHPSVIVEQYIKGEDHRLLVIDGQLMAAARRHPAHVIGDGLATLEALIARENADPRRGVGHENLLTQINMDEQSQRMIGQQCLTLESVIAKDEIVYLKPTANLSTGGTATDVTDDVHPEVRYTAERIARLIGLDIIGIDLLAETLSRPLEAQSAAVVEVNAGPGFRMHLSPTHGQGRDVGQPVIDMLFPDSDSDARIPIVAITGTNGKTTTVRLLSHLLRQAGRKVGMACTGTIEIDSHIIMRGDYSGPQAASIVLREPTVECAVLEVARGGIMRRGLGFDACDVGVLLNIASDHLGEHDLQTLDELARCKTVVIDAVRPGGTAVLNADDPRVLAAQEWARGDSILFTLNPDSRAIRQHVHEQGVAFTVHHDGLVMRQGRVEAEIIPVAEVPITFEGHARFNVANALAASAAAYALGLSLADIRLGLNTFHPTPGQNPGRTNLIEVDGLKVLIDYGHNVPALDALAELVSALPAERRIGVASAPGNRRDEDLVALGERLAGMLDVIVICETDPRGRPHGEAAGLLRDGAASRSGACRTEYIMDEQQAVDRAFAEASDGDLLVLLIDDVTGTLERLKERLKEPPKEPPKESIKARGTAPSGSPAEPQDASDLASRGDRPC
- the iadA gene encoding beta-aspartyl-peptidase; the protein is MLTGHPPESELLTLLRVGRIQAPERLEATNILIAGGRIAALGRDLDVPTGWPVRVVEAPDLIAVPAFIDQHVHVTGGGGEGGGGSRCPEITAQEIAAMGIGTVVGVLGTDGISRSPADLLAKVRDLRAEGIAAYMYTGSYRVPPPTLTGDLQRDLAWIPEVIGLGEIAISDHRSSQPRQDELERLVSEVRVGAMLAGKRGICHFHVGDGPRGLEPLRRLLTDTEIPAEQVIPTHVNRHRALLEEAADYALTFNACVDVTAFDDADEDDLSGFGAVAWLLARGVPVERITLSSDCNGSLPEFDAQGGYLGMRVARNATLIADWQRLVHEQVLTLDQALGLISGNVARVLGLHEHKGRLAVGFDADVTLLDSALTPQQTYVTGRCVYSQDSPR
- a CDS encoding sulfite exporter TauE/SafE family protein, with the protein product MPLLDLLSPLPAWLNLGLVALSILTSMLSASAGIGGGTLLIIAMAQVMPAAALIPVHGMVQLGSNAGRASLTWRHIDRRVIVSFLPGVVLGALLAAWLLVRLPAGVLELAIAGFVLFSCWGPSPPARVLGRTGTLLAGAVTTLLSSLIGASGPLVGAFIKHAQPERMARVATFSACMSLQHLTKAFVFGVAGFVFHDWLWLMAAMIGAGLAGTWLGLRLLKRLSEAHFDGIFKGVLTLLSLRLAWLGLERLLS